From one Geoalkalibacter halelectricus genomic stretch:
- the tnpA gene encoding IS200/IS605 family transposase: MAEYKITYKTNSNIVYSCKYHVVWCPKYRRDVLVDGADVRLREIIQEVCRETSSEILEFEIMPDSVHLLVEVDPQFGIHNVIKRIKGRSSRILRQEFRWCRTRLPSLWTNSYFVSTVGGAPLEVIKQYIEQQKSV; encoded by the coding sequence ATGGCTGAATACAAGATCACATACAAGACGAACAGCAATATCGTCTACTCTTGCAAATACCACGTTGTCTGGTGTCCGAAGTACCGCCGGGACGTTTTGGTGGACGGTGCCGATGTCCGGCTCAGGGAAATTATACAGGAGGTTTGCAGAGAAACATCCAGCGAAATTCTGGAGTTCGAAATTATGCCGGATTCTGTCCACCTCCTGGTGGAGGTAGATCCGCAGTTCGGCATTCACAATGTGATCAAGCGGATCAAGGGGCGCTCCTCCCGAATACTGCGCCAGGAGTTTCGCTGGTGCCGAACGCGCCTGCCGTCTCTTTGGACCAATAGCTATTTCGTCTCCACGGTCGGAGGCGCACCGCTCGAAGTGATCAAGCAGTATATCGAACAGCAAAAGAGCGTCTGA
- a CDS encoding type II toxin-antitoxin system VapC family toxin, whose amino-acid sequence MRFLLDTCVISELVRPRPDERVLGWIDAVDEAGLYLSSLTLGELEKGISKLPVSARRDELRNWLERDLAERFSTRILPVDAAVALAWGRLQGEAEQVGMKLPVIDSLLVATAACHQLTLVTRNVADFARCGVSLLNPWNA is encoded by the coding sequence GTGAGATTTCTGCTCGATACCTGCGTCATTTCGGAGCTCGTTCGTCCCCGGCCCGACGAAAGGGTTCTGGGCTGGATCGATGCGGTTGACGAGGCGGGACTGTACCTGAGCAGCTTGACGCTGGGGGAGTTGGAGAAGGGGATCAGCAAATTGCCGGTCTCCGCCCGGCGCGATGAACTACGCAACTGGCTGGAGCGGGATCTGGCGGAGCGGTTTTCAACGCGGATTCTTCCGGTCGATGCAGCCGTCGCCCTGGCCTGGGGACGGCTGCAGGGGGAGGCGGAACAAGTCGGGATGAAGCTGCCGGTGATCGACTCCCTGCTGGTGGCCACCGCCGCCTGTCATCAGCTCACCCTGGTCACCAGAAATGTCGCCGACTTCGCCCGCTGCGGCGTTTCCCTGCTCAATCCCTGGAACGCCTGA
- a CDS encoding ATP-binding protein, translated as MVEPYEQHVILTYLLRLATDSRLSPQGLGELCEFFQRNLAYLGLDRSDEEFLDHLMRFQEILDEKKGLRGAFRQVSGVIDKRLRLRLDDLKGAEPGPLETNLRILADELELDRDERGFFGLFVRFLTHAGFQRIFNEMTREHLGLLDTCAICLDTDRNALAERLRPGAPLLASGVIRQACRSGSDLDDQFEMPDAVRTAMQKACGVKEDIRRYILGETAQASLLWEDFDYLNDIPERLERFLKTSIDQRVAGVNILLWGPPGTGKTEFCKTLAQRLEVKLYPVGEQDEDGGEPSRKERMGSLHLAQSLLRYQSRSLLLFDEMDDLFEGSALVRFFGGKLSMGSKVFTNRLFENNPIPTIWTINDARLLDESVIRRMALAIEMPIPPAKTRERVWQRVLSKNTLSLPDDDIRVLSQLDISPAVVDNAARVAKQIGGRIEDFQFATQGIVKAMSGQLPKPKPSLATPFCPELIR; from the coding sequence ATGGTCGAACCCTATGAGCAACACGTCATCCTCACCTACCTGCTGCGGCTGGCAACCGACAGCCGTCTCTCCCCCCAGGGACTGGGAGAACTCTGCGAGTTCTTCCAGCGCAACCTGGCCTATCTCGGCCTGGATCGCAGCGACGAGGAGTTTCTGGATCATCTCATGCGCTTTCAGGAAATCCTCGATGAGAAAAAGGGGCTGCGCGGCGCCTTCCGCCAAGTCTCCGGGGTCATCGACAAACGCTTGCGGCTGCGGCTCGACGACCTCAAGGGGGCAGAGCCGGGTCCTCTGGAGACCAACCTGAGAATCCTCGCCGACGAATTGGAACTGGACCGGGACGAGCGGGGTTTTTTCGGGCTCTTCGTCCGTTTTCTCACCCATGCCGGTTTCCAGCGGATTTTCAACGAAATGACCCGGGAGCACCTGGGCCTGCTCGATACCTGCGCCATCTGCCTGGACACCGACCGCAATGCCCTGGCCGAGCGCCTGCGCCCCGGCGCGCCCCTGCTCGCTTCGGGGGTCATCCGTCAGGCCTGCCGCAGCGGCAGCGATCTCGACGATCAGTTCGAAATGCCCGACGCCGTGCGCACCGCCATGCAGAAGGCCTGCGGGGTCAAGGAAGACATCCGCCGATACATCCTCGGGGAAACGGCCCAGGCCAGTCTGCTGTGGGAGGACTTCGATTATCTCAACGACATTCCCGAACGCCTGGAGCGCTTTCTGAAGACGTCCATCGATCAGCGGGTTGCGGGCGTCAACATTCTTCTCTGGGGGCCTCCGGGGACCGGCAAGACGGAATTCTGCAAGACCCTGGCCCAGCGCCTGGAGGTGAAACTCTACCCCGTCGGCGAACAGGACGAGGACGGAGGGGAGCCGAGCCGCAAGGAACGCATGGGGTCGCTGCATCTGGCGCAGAGTCTGCTGCGCTACCAGAGCCGCAGCCTGCTGCTGTTCGATGAAATGGATGATCTGTTCGAGGGGAGCGCCCTGGTGCGCTTCTTTGGCGGAAAGCTCTCCATGGGCTCAAAGGTCTTCACCAACCGGCTCTTCGAGAACAATCCGATTCCGACCATCTGGACCATCAACGACGCCAGACTGCTCGACGAGTCGGTCATTCGGCGCATGGCCCTGGCCATCGAGATGCCCATTCCGCCGGCGAAGACCCGGGAGCGGGTCTGGCAGCGGGTGCTCTCCAAAAACACCCTGAGCCTGCCGGACGACGACATCCGGGTTCTCTCCCAACTCGACATCTCACCGGCCGTGGTCGATAATGCCGCCCGCGTCGCCAAACAGATCGGCGGCCGCATCGAGGATTTTCAATTCGCCACCCAGGGGATCGTCAAAGCCATGTCCGGACAGCTGCCGAAACCAAAACCGTCCCTCGCCACCCCGTTCTGCCCGGAACTGATCCGCTGA
- a CDS encoding XRE family transcriptional regulator — MGTKNIGSDFDDFLAEEGILADVEATAAKRVLAYQIQQEMESQHLTKTEMAAKMHTSRAAVNRLLDPQNTAVTLNTLEQAAAALGKRLRIFFEDPTRS, encoded by the coding sequence ATGGGAACTAAAAATATTGGCAGCGATTTTGACGACTTTCTCGCCGAGGAAGGCATACTTGCTGATGTTGAGGCGACTGCGGCCAAGCGAGTTTTGGCCTACCAGATCCAGCAGGAGATGGAGAGCCAGCACCTGACGAAAACCGAAATGGCGGCCAAGATGCATACCTCCCGGGCGGCCGTCAACCGACTCCTAGACCCTCAGAACACCGCCGTCACGCTCAACACCCTGGAGCAGGCGGCTGCTGCGTTGGGAAAACGGTTGCGCATCTTTTTCGAAGACCCTACTAGGTCTTGA
- a CDS encoding recombinase family protein translates to MLVGYARVSTVGQKLDVQLDQLKEAGVEKLFQEKASGAKADRPRLLALLDFVREGDTVIVTKLDRIARSTKDLLQIIDHLEEKEVRFRVLNINLDTATPTGKLMLTMLGAIATFEREMMLERQAEGMARAKAEGRIKGRPATARSQAVKVLELAEKGLKRKEIAATCKISLASVYRILARMEELKEQIAHDLAANHPERTVEKLRQAS, encoded by the coding sequence ATGTTGGTGGGATACGCGCGGGTGTCGACCGTCGGCCAGAAGCTCGATGTTCAACTCGACCAACTCAAGGAGGCAGGAGTTGAGAAGCTCTTTCAGGAAAAGGCTTCGGGGGCCAAGGCGGATCGGCCGCGGTTATTGGCCCTTCTGGATTTTGTGCGCGAGGGGGATACGGTCATCGTCACCAAGCTCGACCGGATTGCCCGAAGCACCAAGGATCTTCTGCAGATCATCGATCACCTGGAGGAAAAAGAGGTTCGGTTCAGGGTGCTCAACATCAACCTCGACACCGCCACTCCCACCGGCAAACTGATGCTGACCATGCTCGGCGCCATTGCCACATTCGAGCGCGAGATGATGCTGGAGAGACAAGCCGAAGGGATGGCCAGAGCCAAGGCGGAAGGTAGGATCAAGGGGAGACCTGCGACGGCCAGATCACAGGCGGTCAAGGTATTGGAACTGGCGGAGAAAGGGCTGAAGCGTAAAGAAATTGCGGCCACTTGCAAAATTTCTCTGGCGAGTGTTTATCGGATATTGGCGAGGATGGAAGAGTTGAAAGAGCAGATAGCCCACGATCTCGCTGCAAATCACCCAGAACGAACCGTTGAAAAACTGCGCCAGGCAAGTTAA
- a CDS encoding ATP-binding protein, protein MRSESDLERITRQLKLTGRKDFSLCLYGPPGTGKSAYVRHLAETLDLPVVMKRASDLFDAYVGQTEKSIAKAFQEALDKGAFLVFDEADSLLGDRRYAVRNWEVSQVNEMLTWMENHPLPFACTTNLMDRLDQASLRRFTFKCHFDYLGEEQLGLAFERFFGMSATVGQLEGLIGLTPGDFALVDKKARIIGCEEDQNLLIDLLKQELAAKEHRPGRQMGFSRD, encoded by the coding sequence TTGCGGTCAGAGAGTGACCTGGAGCGCATCACCCGCCAGCTCAAGCTCACCGGACGCAAGGATTTCTCCCTCTGCCTCTACGGTCCCCCCGGCACCGGCAAGTCGGCCTACGTCCGCCACCTGGCGGAAACCCTCGATCTGCCGGTGGTGATGAAGCGGGCCTCGGATCTGTTTGACGCCTATGTCGGGCAGACGGAAAAATCCATCGCCAAGGCCTTTCAGGAGGCGCTGGACAAAGGGGCCTTTCTGGTCTTCGACGAAGCCGACTCTCTGCTCGGCGACCGCCGTTACGCGGTGCGCAACTGGGAGGTCAGCCAGGTCAACGAGATGCTCACCTGGATGGAGAACCATCCCCTGCCCTTTGCCTGCACCACCAACCTGATGGACCGGTTGGATCAGGCATCGCTGCGCCGCTTCACCTTCAAATGTCATTTCGACTATCTGGGGGAGGAACAGCTCGGCCTGGCTTTTGAACGCTTCTTCGGAATGTCGGCGACGGTCGGACAACTGGAGGGATTGATCGGCCTGACCCCCGGCGATTTTGCCCTGGTCGACAAAAAAGCCCGGATCATCGGGTGCGAGGAGGACCAAAACCTGCTGATCGACCTGCTGAAACAGGAACTCGCCGCCAAGGAGCACCGCCCCGGCCGGCAGATGGGATTCTCTCGGGACTGA
- a CDS encoding type II toxin-antitoxin system Phd/YefM family antitoxin yields MSTSKKNELHADEWQLQEAKNRLSRVVEEARRGKPQTITLRGTPAAVVLSFEQYQELTRPRSPLSEFFKSSPLRGVELELERSRDTGREVDL; encoded by the coding sequence ATGTCGACAAGCAAAAAGAATGAGCTTCACGCCGATGAGTGGCAGCTGCAGGAAGCCAAGAACCGTCTGAGCCGGGTGGTCGAGGAGGCCCGGCGCGGCAAGCCGCAGACCATTACCCTGCGGGGGACGCCGGCCGCCGTGGTCCTCTCCTTCGAGCAGTACCAGGAGCTGACCCGGCCCCGCTCGCCCCTCTCCGAGTTTTTCAAAAGCTCTCCCCTGCGCGGGGTGGAGCTGGAACTGGAGCGGAGCCGCGATACGGGGCGCGAGGTGGACCTGTGA
- a CDS encoding M24 family metallopeptidase has protein sequence MAIQQECAHRIHQLQTKLEKQDVDGALFAYPIDIYYFTGTRQNALLWIPTTGEPLLVVRKSFSRARAESAVADVRPFPPSRELSSLLGTARRVGLTFDVLPIQQLHFFNKVLPQIEFVDISAVNRELRSVKSAWEIEKMEQSAARLCAVFAQIPEFLRPGMRELDLSAEIEYRARKQGCEGYVRMRAFSQELFCGIAISGAAGAQSGFFDGPATGSGLSSAAAHGASTALIARDEPILVDYTGVFEGYIVDMTRMFVFGALRPELQKAFDVSLEIQDYLAENLRPGQDCAELFAGSVALAEAAGLGSHFMGAPGEQAKFVGHGVGLELDELPILAQGFQVPLQLGQTVAIEPKFNFPGKGVIGIENTFAVGPKGGTRLTHLADDLLRI, from the coding sequence ATGGCCATCCAGCAGGAATGCGCGCACCGCATCCACCAACTCCAGACCAAGCTCGAAAAACAGGATGTCGACGGGGCGCTCTTCGCCTATCCCATCGACATCTATTATTTTACCGGCACCCGCCAAAATGCCCTGCTGTGGATTCCCACCACGGGCGAACCGCTACTGGTGGTGCGTAAAAGCTTCTCCCGCGCCCGCGCCGAGAGCGCCGTCGCCGATGTTCGCCCCTTCCCGCCCAGCCGCGAGCTGTCGTCTCTGTTGGGCACGGCGCGGCGCGTCGGCCTGACCTTTGATGTCCTGCCCATACAGCAGCTGCATTTCTTCAACAAAGTGTTGCCCCAAATTGAGTTCGTCGACATCAGCGCCGTCAACCGCGAACTGCGCTCGGTCAAATCCGCCTGGGAAATAGAAAAAATGGAACAGAGCGCTGCCCGTCTCTGCGCGGTCTTCGCCCAGATCCCCGAATTTCTGCGCCCGGGAATGCGCGAACTCGACCTGTCCGCCGAAATTGAATATCGGGCGCGCAAGCAGGGGTGCGAAGGCTATGTTCGCATGCGCGCCTTCAGCCAGGAGCTCTTTTGCGGCATCGCCATCTCCGGCGCCGCCGGCGCCCAGTCGGGCTTCTTCGATGGGCCCGCCACCGGCAGCGGACTCTCCAGCGCCGCCGCGCACGGTGCCTCTACCGCCCTCATCGCCCGCGATGAACCGATCCTGGTTGATTACACCGGGGTCTTCGAGGGCTACATCGTCGACATGACCCGCATGTTCGTGTTCGGCGCGCTGCGTCCCGAATTACAAAAGGCCTTCGATGTGTCCCTGGAAATCCAGGATTATCTGGCAGAAAACCTGCGACCCGGGCAAGACTGCGCCGAGCTGTTCGCCGGCTCCGTCGCCTTGGCCGAAGCCGCCGGCCTGGGCAGCCACTTCATGGGAGCGCCCGGCGAGCAGGCCAAGTTTGTCGGCCACGGCGTCGGACTGGAACTCGATGAGTTGCCGATCCTCGCCCAGGGTTTCCAGGTACCCCTACAATTGGGACAAACGGTGGCCATCGAACCCAAATTCAACTTCCCCGGCAAGGGTGTGATCGGCATCGAAAACACCTTTGCCGTCGGGCCAAAGGGCGGCACTCGCCTGACCCACCTGGCCGACGATCTGCTGCGGATTTAG
- a CDS encoding UvrD-helicase domain-containing protein — translation MKNLTLISAGAGSGKTYRITHLLKDELLAEPGAVRPSGVIATTFTRKAADELVERVRGTLAEAGRFDLAAAMSQAWIGTVNSVCGQLLSRYAFAAGLSPELRVVDEKAVAFLFSQALESALDDERITGLNRLTARLGIEDWRQKVKELVDLVRGNGIDPATLPEAATGTADELLGFFARPTATGADEHLLAALRQAVAEISENGDKTVDTGKYLESIQTELSNLADDRMPWSAWVKLTKPKTGARSREIASRVAEAALAYENHPRLHADLREWIGGIFEAARLALSAYDEFKQERGLIDFVDQEQKVLELLDDPEVAESLREELDLLLVDEFQDTSPLQLAVFLKLMALAKKSVWVGDVKQAIYGFRGCDPELMKAVVDELRKQGGPLEVLPTSYRSQATLVHLANDLFVPAFADILPADEVRLQPDRPEVGGASALEHWTLGGKNQDLVAQSLADGVYTLMGEGRIIVDKESNQLRPLRFGDIAVLCRKNDGAAKQAEALIARGLPVSIGKAGLLATPEATLSLACLRRLHDPADSLAAAEIVSLRWADGPETWLAERMRSLAEGERGGAWLTEGPQADPVLAALEAERAQLAVLSPSEALELAIRLGDVEQRLHAWGPSVGRARERLANLGALRDLALTYVDYCRQSDLAATVAGLLLWLQGLAEAGEDFCAAESGGDAIQVLTHHGAKGLEWPVVILCDLHFLKEGELWEMQMVPRREGFDLAAPLAGRTLHYWPWPFGKQKTGIAVDDRIAATEAAREIRERQRAEDLRLLYVSITRARDLLVLTRQAKQNSLPWLDLLGAEWLTPTSGTLTLPGGETIPCVHREFEPVEGAAADDGQRPALAWFAGRRPHQPRPLRELSPSSMECADAAIGRIIDLGSRLPINGKPEMDHLGTLIHDLLAAEFSGALGDQASERCAELLAANGLSGVVRPDEAAVLSRRLRDTLQREFAATAFHPEWPIACDLGNGQRLNGWIDLLVATPQGWLIVDHKSFPGRREDWSAQALAYAGQLAAYRRAVTEATGQPVLGTWIHFCIGGGLVEVLGD, via the coding sequence GTGAAGAACCTGACCCTGATCAGTGCCGGGGCCGGCAGCGGCAAGACCTATCGCATCACCCATCTGCTCAAGGATGAACTCCTCGCTGAACCGGGGGCCGTGCGCCCCAGCGGCGTCATCGCCACCACCTTCACCCGCAAGGCGGCCGACGAACTGGTGGAGCGGGTGCGCGGCACCCTCGCCGAGGCCGGGCGTTTCGATCTGGCGGCGGCCATGAGCCAGGCCTGGATCGGCACCGTCAACAGCGTCTGTGGCCAGTTGTTGAGCCGTTACGCCTTCGCCGCCGGGCTCTCCCCAGAGCTGCGGGTGGTCGACGAAAAAGCCGTCGCGTTCCTCTTCAGCCAGGCCCTTGAAAGCGCCCTCGACGACGAGCGGATCACCGGGCTCAACCGTCTCACCGCACGCCTCGGCATTGAGGACTGGCGCCAGAAGGTGAAGGAGCTGGTCGATCTGGTGCGCGGCAACGGCATCGACCCGGCAACCCTGCCGGAGGCGGCAACGGGCACCGCCGACGAGTTGCTCGGCTTTTTCGCCCGGCCGACTGCGACGGGGGCTGATGAGCATCTGCTGGCGGCCCTGCGGCAGGCCGTCGCCGAAATTTCCGAAAATGGCGATAAGACGGTCGACACCGGAAAATATCTTGAGTCTATTCAAACCGAGTTGTCGAACCTGGCCGATGACAGGATGCCCTGGTCGGCTTGGGTCAAGCTGACAAAGCCGAAAACCGGCGCTCGCAGCCGAGAGATTGCTTCCCGGGTAGCCGAGGCGGCCCTGGCCTACGAGAACCATCCCCGGCTGCATGCCGATCTGCGCGAATGGATCGGCGGGATTTTCGAAGCGGCCCGGCTGGCCCTGAGCGCCTACGACGAATTTAAGCAGGAGCGGGGGCTCATCGACTTCGTCGATCAGGAGCAAAAGGTTCTGGAGCTGCTCGACGATCCCGAGGTGGCCGAATCCCTGCGCGAGGAACTCGACCTGCTGCTGGTCGATGAATTCCAGGACACCAGCCCCTTGCAGTTGGCGGTCTTTCTCAAACTCATGGCCCTGGCGAAAAAGAGCGTCTGGGTTGGCGACGTCAAACAGGCCATCTACGGTTTTCGCGGCTGCGATCCCGAACTGATGAAGGCGGTGGTCGACGAGTTGCGCAAGCAGGGCGGACCCCTGGAAGTCCTTCCCACCTCCTACCGCTCCCAGGCAACCCTGGTGCATCTGGCCAACGACCTCTTCGTTCCGGCCTTCGCCGACATCCTGCCCGCCGACGAGGTGCGCCTGCAGCCCGATCGACCCGAGGTCGGCGGAGCCTCCGCCCTGGAGCACTGGACCCTCGGCGGCAAGAACCAGGATCTGGTCGCCCAGTCTCTGGCCGACGGGGTTTATACCCTGATGGGGGAAGGGCGGATAATCGTCGACAAGGAGAGCAATCAGCTTCGGCCGCTGCGTTTCGGGGATATCGCCGTACTCTGCCGCAAAAACGACGGGGCGGCCAAGCAGGCCGAAGCCCTGATTGCCCGGGGTCTGCCGGTGAGTATCGGCAAGGCCGGACTGCTCGCCACCCCGGAGGCGACCTTGAGCCTGGCCTGTCTGCGCCGCCTGCACGACCCGGCGGACAGCCTCGCCGCCGCCGAGATCGTCTCCCTGCGTTGGGCGGACGGTCCGGAAACCTGGCTGGCCGAACGCATGCGTTCCCTGGCCGAGGGGGAGCGGGGCGGCGCCTGGCTCACCGAGGGGCCCCAGGCTGATCCGGTCCTCGCCGCCCTGGAGGCGGAACGGGCACAGCTGGCGGTCCTTTCTCCGAGCGAAGCCCTCGAGCTGGCCATCCGCCTCGGCGACGTGGAACAGCGCCTTCACGCTTGGGGGCCGAGCGTCGGCCGGGCGCGGGAGCGGCTCGCCAATCTCGGCGCCCTGCGGGATCTGGCCCTGACCTACGTGGACTACTGCCGGCAAAGCGACCTGGCGGCCACCGTCGCCGGTCTGCTGTTGTGGCTGCAAGGGTTGGCCGAGGCCGGGGAGGACTTTTGCGCCGCCGAGTCCGGTGGCGATGCCATCCAGGTTCTGACCCATCACGGCGCCAAGGGCCTGGAATGGCCGGTGGTGATTCTCTGCGATCTGCACTTTCTCAAGGAAGGTGAACTCTGGGAGATGCAGATGGTCCCCCGCCGGGAGGGCTTCGACCTGGCCGCGCCGCTGGCGGGACGAACTCTGCATTACTGGCCCTGGCCCTTCGGCAAACAGAAGACCGGGATCGCCGTGGATGACCGCATCGCCGCTACCGAGGCGGCCCGGGAGATCCGGGAGCGGCAGCGGGCCGAGGACCTGCGCCTGCTCTACGTCAGCATCACCCGCGCCCGGGATCTGCTGGTACTGACCCGCCAGGCGAAACAGAACAGTCTCCCCTGGCTCGACCTGCTCGGCGCCGAATGGCTGACCCCGACCTCGGGAACCCTGACTCTGCCGGGGGGAGAAACCATCCCCTGCGTGCACCGCGAATTTGAGCCCGTCGAAGGCGCGGCGGCCGACGACGGGCAGCGTCCGGCGCTGGCGTGGTTTGCCGGTCGCCGACCGCACCAGCCCCGACCCCTGCGGGAACTCTCGCCCAGCTCGATGGAGTGCGCCGACGCCGCCATCGGCCGGATCATCGACCTCGGCTCGCGCCTGCCGATCAACGGCAAGCCGGAAATGGATCATCTCGGCACCCTGATTCACGACCTTCTCGCCGCCGAGTTCAGCGGCGCTTTGGGGGATCAGGCGAGCGAGCGCTGCGCCGAGCTCTTGGCCGCCAACGGCCTGAGCGGCGTCGTTCGCCCCGACGAAGCGGCGGTGCTCAGTCGCCGTCTGCGGGACACCCTGCAGCGGGAGTTTGCCGCGACCGCCTTCCACCCCGAATGGCCCATCGCATGCGATCTCGGCAACGGCCAACGCCTCAACGGCTGGATCGACCTGCTGGTCGCCACGCCGCAGGGCTGGCTGATCGTCGATCATAAATCCTTCCCCGGCCGCCGCGAGGACTGGTCCGCCCAGGCTTTGGCCTATGCCGGTCAGCTGGCCGCCTACCGGCGCGCCGTCACCGAGGCGACGGGCCAGCCGGTTCTCGGTACTTGGATTCACTTCTGCATCGGCGGTGGGCTGGTGGAGGTGCTCGGCGACTGA
- a CDS encoding NADH:flavin oxidoreductase, with amino-acid sequence MKGKTSVLFEPTRIQGMKLKNRLVRSATWEGMCDEDGRPTPALVDYYRELAEGGVGLIISGFAFVAAEGKPLPGALGLHRDDFAQDLRALTTAVHQAGGVLCAQLAHAGGQTRRALCGGMPLAPSAVAAVQYQPETPTAMSNADIRRSIAAFAAAARRARECGFDAVQLHAAHGYLINQFLSPHTNRRDDDYGGSLVNRARFLLDVYRAVRAAVGTAYPILVKLTGSDHLAEGLGEKEAVLVAQALDALGIDAIEMSSGTPASGELTPLRRNIHAPDQEAYNLSLALAVKAAVRCPVIVVGGIRSPVRAAEIIRNGDADYLALSRPLIRELGLPLRWRDADNAAPSDCTSCNRCFKAALKGKLECLKT; translated from the coding sequence ATGAAGGGAAAAACGTCCGTGCTGTTTGAGCCAACCCGCATCCAGGGCATGAAATTAAAAAACCGCCTGGTGCGCTCGGCAACCTGGGAGGGGATGTGCGACGAGGACGGACGACCGACCCCGGCCCTGGTTGACTATTACCGCGAACTGGCCGAAGGCGGGGTCGGCCTGATCATCAGCGGCTTTGCCTTTGTCGCCGCCGAGGGCAAACCCCTGCCGGGAGCCCTGGGATTGCACCGGGACGATTTTGCGCAAGACCTGCGGGCGCTCACAACAGCCGTGCATCAGGCCGGCGGCGTGCTCTGCGCGCAACTGGCGCACGCCGGCGGGCAGACCCGCCGCGCCTTGTGCGGCGGCATGCCCCTGGCCCCCTCCGCCGTCGCCGCCGTCCAGTATCAGCCCGAAACTCCGACGGCAATGAGTAACGCCGACATCCGGCGATCGATCGCGGCCTTTGCCGCCGCCGCACGGCGCGCCCGAGAGTGCGGATTCGATGCCGTGCAGTTACATGCCGCCCACGGTTACCTCATCAACCAGTTTCTTTCACCTCACACCAACCGGCGCGACGATGACTACGGCGGCAGCCTTGTCAACCGCGCGCGCTTCCTGCTCGACGTCTATCGCGCGGTACGCGCGGCAGTGGGCACTGCATACCCTATCCTGGTCAAACTGACCGGCAGCGACCATCTCGCGGAAGGGCTTGGCGAAAAAGAAGCCGTGCTCGTCGCCCAGGCTCTCGACGCCCTGGGCATCGATGCCATCGAGATGAGCAGCGGCACGCCCGCTTCGGGCGAACTGACGCCACTGCGTCGCAACATCCATGCGCCGGACCAGGAGGCCTACAACCTCTCCCTGGCGCTCGCCGTCAAGGCCGCCGTGCGCTGCCCGGTGATTGTGGTCGGCGGAATTCGCAGCCCGGTCCGTGCGGCGGAGATCATCCGCAACGGCGACGCCGATTATCTGGCCCTGAGCCGCCCACTGATCCGCGAGCTCGGCCTGCCGCTGCGCTGGCGCGACGCGGATAATGCGGCCCCCAGCGACTGCACCTCGTGCAACCGCTGCTTCAAAGCGGCCCTCAAGGGCAAGCTGGAATGCCTTAAGACTTGA